Within Methanofastidiosum sp., the genomic segment CAAAGTAAGCTTTTTCATGGTTGCAGGAAGGGCATTCTTCAGGGGGTTCAGTGCCTTCGTGGATATATCCACACTTTCTGCATACCCATACAACTTTTTCTTTCTTTTTGAAAAATGTTCCTTCTTGAAGTTCTTTTAGGAGTTTCTTGTATCTTCCTTCGTGATGCTTTTCTGCTACTGCAATAGCCCTAAGTCTTGTTGCGACATCCTTGAATCCTTCTTTTTCTGCTGTGTCGGCAAACTCAGGATACATACTGGAATACTCGTAGTGCTCTCCTGCTATTGCGCCCTTGATGTTCTCAATTGTATTGCTAAGTATTAGAGGAGCTTCTGCCTCTACTTTTATCTCTGTAGGGCTTCCTTCCTTCTTTTTTATATCGTTAATCATTCTAAAGAGCCATTTGGCATGCTCTCTTTCATTGTCGGCTGTTAGGAGGAAGATCTCAGATATTTTATCATACCCCTCCTTAGAGGCGATCTTGGCGTAGAGTGTATATCTGTTTCTTGCCATGCTTTCTCCGATAAAAGCTTTAGTCAGATTTTCTAATGTTTTGCTCATTATATCACTCTATCAATCCTAAACAGAACTACTATTAAAATTTTTCCTTATTTTTAATAAAGACTTTTAGAAAAACAATCATAATAATAATATATTCTTAAATAAGAGGTAATACTAAAGAGTAATTCAAGAGATCTTTTTCATTGAAAAGTTATTTATATTTGAATTTCAAATAGGGTCAAGGTGTTTTTTAATGATGCCACTTGACGGAATTAAAGTAATAGATTTTACTGGGGCTTTGTCTGGGCCATATTGCAGCATGCTTTTGGGGGATATGGGTGCCGAAGTAAT encodes:
- a CDS encoding rubrerythrin family protein; amino-acid sequence: MSKTLENLTKAFIGESMARNRYTLYAKIASKEGYDKISEIFLLTADNEREHAKWLFRMINDIKKKEGSPTEIKVEAEAPLILSNTIENIKGAIAGEHYEYSSMYPEFADTAEKEGFKDVATRLRAIAVAEKHHEGRYKKLLKELQEGTFFKKKEKVVWVCRKCGYIHEGTEPPEECPSCNHEKAYFERQCEVY